Proteins from a single region of Xyrauchen texanus isolate HMW12.3.18 chromosome 7, RBS_HiC_50CHRs, whole genome shotgun sequence:
- the unc50 gene encoding protein unc-50 homolog: MLPTSFPAIHRNGSLSERDAARHTAGAKRYKYLRRLLHFRHMDFEFAIWQMLYLFTSPQKVYRNFHYRKQTKDQWARDDPAFLVLLSIWLCVSTVGFGLVLEMGFVETLTLLLWVVFIDCIGVGLLISTLMWFVTNKYLMKHPNRDYDVEWGYAFDVHLNAFYPLLVILHFLQLFFINHVVVISADWFLGYFVGNTLWLIAIGYYIYITFLGYNALPFLKNTAVLLYPFALLGLLYVLSISLGWNFTKGLCWFYKHRVQ, translated from the exons ATGTTGCCGACGAGCTTCCCGGCGATCCATCGCAATGGCAGTTTGAGTGAGCGGGATGCAGCACGCCACACTGCCGGCGCCAAGCGCTACAAGTACCTGCGGCGACTCCTGCACTTCAGACATATGGATTTTGAGTTTGCCATATGGCAGATGCTCTATCTGTTCACATCACCGCAGAAAGTGTACCGCAACTTCCACTATCGTAAACAGACTAAAGACCAGTGGGCCCGAGATGACCCTGCTTTCCTGGTGCTGCTCAGCATCTGGCTGTGTG TGTCGACGGTGGGCTTTGGTCTGGTTCTAGAAATGGGTTTTGTGGAGACACTGACACTGTTGCTCTGGGTCGTTTTCATTGACTGTATTGGAGTCGGGCTGCTTATATCCACACTCATGTG GTTTGTCACAAATAAATACCTTATGAAACACCCCAACAGAGATTATGATGTGGAGTGGGGGTATGCTTTTGATGTCCATCTAAATGCCTTCTACCCACTTTTGGTCATTCTGCACTTTTTACAGCTTTTCTTCATCAACC ATGTTGTGGTTATAAGTGCAGACTGGTTCCTGGGTTATTTCGTGGGGAACACTTTGTGGCTTATCGCCATCGGTTactatatttacattacattcctGGGCTACAATG cACTCCCCTTCTTAAAGAACACAGCGGTGCTTCTGTACCCCTTTGCTTTGCTTGGACTCCTGTATGTTCTCTCCATCTCACTTGGCTGGAACTTCACCAAAGGCCTCTGCTGGTTTTATAAGCACAGAGTCCAGTAG